The Aureitalea marina genome includes a window with the following:
- a CDS encoding AAA family ATPase — translation MPFKFGKVVQDDFFVNRESEIHHISNLLGSGINVTLISPRRWGKSSLLFKIGREMEKKNPGVRFCFIDLFQTRSEEEFYAYFATEVIRASYSKWDERMEQTKNFFKQIIPRFSFGLDPQEQFSLSFDWEEVKRHPNEILDLPEKISIQKNIRLIVCLDEFQNIAHYDEDLAFQKKLRAVWQRHQHCTYALYGSKQHMMAELFENKSMPFYKFGEILFLDKIDNDHWRRYISRKFRKSDKKISAKLAGKVADLVDNHPYFVQQLANAVWLHTDEVCTEDEIKQGLNHLLTQYDMFFSREVDMLSNLQLNLLKAIAWGEDQLTAKSTIKKYKLSSSASVIRSREALVQKEVIDIFNQRIEFLDPLFGLWIRSTYQKP, via the coding sequence ATGCCTTTCAAATTTGGTAAAGTTGTTCAGGACGACTTTTTTGTAAACCGGGAATCGGAGATACATCATATCTCCAATCTCCTGGGATCCGGCATTAATGTTACCCTGATCTCACCGCGCCGCTGGGGCAAGTCGTCCTTGCTCTTTAAGATCGGACGGGAAATGGAAAAGAAGAACCCCGGGGTACGATTTTGTTTTATCGACCTGTTCCAAACCCGTTCGGAGGAAGAATTCTACGCCTATTTTGCCACCGAAGTGATCCGTGCCTCCTACAGCAAGTGGGATGAGCGCATGGAACAGACCAAGAATTTCTTTAAACAGATCATCCCCCGCTTCAGCTTTGGCCTTGACCCCCAGGAACAATTTTCGCTTTCATTTGATTGGGAAGAGGTCAAAAGACATCCCAACGAGATACTGGACCTGCCGGAGAAGATATCCATCCAAAAGAACATCAGGCTCATTGTGTGTCTGGACGAATTTCAGAATATCGCTCATTACGACGAAGACCTCGCTTTTCAGAAAAAACTGAGGGCTGTCTGGCAACGGCATCAACATTGCACTTATGCGCTATACGGGAGTAAGCAACACATGATGGCGGAGTTATTCGAAAATAAGTCCATGCCCTTCTACAAATTTGGGGAGATCCTCTTTTTGGATAAGATAGATAACGACCATTGGAGGCGCTACATCAGCCGGAAATTCAGGAAAAGTGACAAGAAGATATCGGCAAAACTAGCTGGTAAAGTTGCCGACCTAGTAGACAATCATCCCTACTTTGTACAACAATTGGCCAACGCGGTCTGGTTACATACGGATGAAGTTTGCACAGAGGATGAGATCAAACAGGGGTTAAATCATCTGCTAACTCAATACGATATGTTCTTTAGCCGGGAGGTAGATATGCTCTCCAATCTGCAGTTGAACCTGCTGAAGGCAATTGCCTGGGGAGAGGATCAACTGACGGCAAAATCGACCATAAAAAAATACAAACTATCCTCCTCTGCCAGTGTGATCCGGTCACGGGAAGCATTGGTACAAAAAGAGGTTATCGATATATTTAATCAACGAATCGAATTTTTGGATCCCCTTTTCGGACTATGGATCCGTTCGACCTATCAAAAACCATAA
- a CDS encoding SDR family oxidoreductase, which produces MKYTEGMLKADALKGKNIIVTGGGSGLGKAMTTYFLELGAQVVITSRNMDKLLTVKEELESQTGGTVLPVACDVRNYEEVVKMRDKAIEAFGRIDVLLNNAAGNFISPTERLSANAFDTIIDIVLRGTKNCTLALGKHWIDSKQEQANVLNIVTTYAWTGSAYVVPSASAKAGVLAMTRSLAVEWAKYGIRSNAIAPGPFPTKGAWDRLLPGELKEKFDPAKKVPIARVGDHQELANLAAYVVSDYAAYMNGEVLTLDGGEWLKGAGQFNLLEAVPEEMWDMLEMMIRSRKKS; this is translated from the coding sequence ATGAAATATACAGAGGGAATGCTTAAAGCCGATGCGCTAAAGGGAAAGAATATCATCGTTACCGGTGGTGGAAGTGGTCTGGGAAAGGCTATGACCACTTATTTTCTGGAATTGGGCGCCCAGGTGGTGATCACATCCCGAAACATGGACAAGCTGCTTACTGTAAAAGAAGAACTGGAAAGTCAGACCGGAGGGACCGTGTTGCCGGTGGCCTGTGATGTAAGGAATTATGAAGAGGTAGTTAAAATGAGAGACAAGGCCATCGAGGCTTTTGGACGGATCGATGTGCTGCTGAACAATGCCGCAGGAAACTTTATCTCGCCTACCGAACGCCTGTCTGCCAATGCCTTCGATACCATCATCGATATTGTCCTTAGGGGAACCAAGAACTGTACCCTGGCCCTGGGAAAACACTGGATAGACAGCAAACAGGAACAGGCCAATGTGCTCAATATAGTGACCACCTACGCCTGGACCGGATCGGCCTATGTGGTACCGAGTGCCTCAGCCAAGGCGGGGGTACTGGCCATGACGCGTTCACTGGCCGTAGAGTGGGCCAAATACGGTATCCGAAGCAACGCCATTGCACCAGGCCCCTTCCCTACTAAGGGAGCCTGGGACCGACTGCTACCAGGTGAACTGAAGGAAAAGTTCGACCCGGCCAAGAAAGTGCCGATTGCCCGTGTAGGGGACCATCAGGAATTAGCCAATCTGGCAGCCTACGTAGTTTCTGATTACGCTGCCTATATGAATGGTGAAGTACTGACCCTGGATGGAGGAGAATGGCTGAAAGGAGCCGGACAATTCAACCTACTGGAAGCGGTACCGGAAGAGATGTGGGACATGCTGGAGATGATGATCCGCTCCAGGAAAAAATCCTAA